The Faecalibacter sp. LW9 genome has a segment encoding these proteins:
- a CDS encoding 4Fe-4S binding protein, which yields MLKKLSVKNNQKYSILPSDSNNIDISKSINGSKFIIGGSKFDAYCINCKDLLCYEYNDLNFSLGDLEGMPYNNSKYVCPTNSIILTDTIVKIDNNCINCGICYSRCPVGAIYYSSVENKYIVNEYTSTVNHVEEQAISYETFQNKEIINTNFVKVPQASISDLNLNTISNHDFCNVVTFSYNKNIKENELIRNYLFEFGYEAKSYSTGNNDNRIDCIGYKSNKYILCEIKLATNDYISLIRKALEDQAVFANKYNKSINDIDIIIFINQLPNKRSDFYELIKDIKLILDIEIHVIPIYFCDLLLKNGIRNFEDYIKDFKINSDQLFISSGYLDTILQKIDKNYGLEGVYTPLK from the coding sequence ATGCTAAAAAAACTTAGTGTAAAGAATAATCAGAAATATTCTATATTACCTAGTGACTCTAATAATATTGATATATCAAAATCTATAAATGGTTCAAAATTTATTATAGGAGGTTCAAAATTTGACGCATATTGTATTAATTGTAAAGATTTATTGTGCTATGAATATAATGATTTAAATTTTTCATTAGGAGATTTAGAGGGAATGCCATATAATAATTCAAAATATGTATGCCCAACTAATTCAATAATATTGACAGACACAATAGTCAAAATAGACAATAATTGTATTAATTGTGGTATTTGCTATTCAAGATGTCCTGTTGGTGCAATTTATTATTCCAGTGTAGAGAATAAATATATTGTAAATGAATATACATCAACAGTAAATCATGTTGAAGAGCAGGCTATTTCTTATGAAACGTTTCAAAATAAAGAAATAATTAACACAAATTTTGTTAAAGTACCACAAGCTTCAATAAGTGATTTAAATTTAAATACTATTTCTAATCATGACTTTTGTAATGTAGTTACATTTTCATATAATAAAAATATTAAAGAGAATGAGTTAATTAGAAATTATTTATTTGAATTTGGATATGAAGCAAAATCCTACTCAACAGGAAATAACGATAACAGAATTGATTGTATTGGATATAAATCTAATAAATACATATTGTGTGAAATAAAACTTGCCACAAATGATTATATTAGTTTAATTAGAAAAGCTTTAGAAGACCAAGCTGTATTTGCTAATAAATATAATAAAAGTATTAACGATATAGATATTATTATATTTATTAATCAATTACCAAATAAAAGGTCTGATTTTTATGAACTTATAAAGGACATAAAATTAATATTGGATATAGAAATACATGTTATTCCAATATATTTTTGTGATTTATTACTAAAGAATGGAATTAGAAATTTCGAAGATTATATAAAAGATTTCAAAATAAATTCAGATCAATTATTCATATCTAGTGGTTATTTAGATACTATATTGCAGAAAATAGATAAAAACTATGGTTTAGAGGGGGTATATACCCCCCTAAAATAA